A genomic segment from bacterium encodes:
- a CDS encoding VWA domain-containing protein: MNARLRLAAAALAALAVFAAGAARAQETAQRKGFSVRIVEPKPGDIPIGETTIRAEVTAPRPGDVERVEFFVDDKLVYSAPEPPYQAVFDFGKKGGARVVRVVARHRDGPAVSDFVITRSTQLQYTVDVRRVVLDVAVRDGGRRLVRGLSAADFTVVEERRHQKVISVSPEKRPLLVGVVLDVSGSMRERMKDAQDAACGFIGALAAGDKAFVVEFDEQATLLAEPSDDRAALCAAARSTEAVGGTALFDAVHAAYRVVHELPFERRALVVLSDGDDNESRLSFDELLQQAQLNDVAVYAVGLDVGALTSARGQLQRLADLTGGRALFVKKASELSGAYQELADELRTLYQLVYESDNKKFDGRFLPVAVEVSGARGFDVRHRAGYRAVEP, translated from the coding sequence ATGAACGCGCGCCTGCGGCTCGCCGCCGCGGCGCTCGCCGCGCTCGCCGTCTTCGCCGCGGGCGCCGCGCGGGCGCAGGAGACGGCGCAGCGCAAGGGGTTCTCCGTGCGGATCGTCGAGCCGAAGCCCGGCGACATCCCGATCGGCGAGACGACGATCCGCGCCGAGGTCACGGCGCCGCGTCCCGGCGACGTCGAGCGGGTCGAGTTCTTCGTGGACGACAAGCTCGTCTACAGCGCCCCGGAGCCGCCCTACCAGGCGGTCTTCGACTTCGGCAAGAAGGGAGGCGCGCGCGTCGTGCGCGTCGTGGCGCGCCACCGCGACGGGCCGGCCGTCTCCGACTTCGTGATCACGCGTTCGACGCAGCTCCAGTACACGGTGGACGTGCGGCGCGTCGTGCTCGACGTCGCGGTGCGCGACGGCGGCCGCCGGCTCGTGCGCGGCCTCTCCGCCGCCGACTTCACGGTCGTCGAGGAGAGACGCCATCAGAAGGTGATCTCCGTCTCGCCGGAGAAGCGGCCGCTGCTCGTCGGCGTCGTGCTCGACGTCTCGGGCTCGATGCGCGAGCGGATGAAGGACGCGCAGGACGCCGCCTGCGGCTTCATCGGCGCGTTGGCCGCGGGGGACAAGGCGTTCGTGGTGGAGTTCGACGAGCAGGCGACGCTGCTCGCCGAGCCGAGCGACGACCGCGCCGCGCTCTGCGCCGCCGCCCGCTCGACCGAGGCGGTCGGCGGCACGGCGCTCTTCGACGCCGTGCACGCCGCCTACCGCGTGGTGCACGAGCTGCCGTTCGAGCGGCGGGCGCTCGTCGTGCTGAGCGACGGCGACGACAACGAGTCCCGCCTCTCCTTCGACGAGCTGCTGCAGCAGGCGCAGCTCAACGACGTCGCGGTCTACGCCGTCGGCCTCGACGTCGGCGCGCTCACTTCGGCGCGCGGACAGCTCCAGCGGCTGGCCGACCTCACCGGCGGCCGGGCGCTCTTCGTGAAGAAGGCCTCCGAGCTGTCCGGCGCCTATCAGGAGCTCGCGGACGAGCTGCGCACCCTCTACCAGCTCGTCTACGAGTCGGACAACAAGAAGTTCGACGGCCGCTTCCTGCCGGTCGCGGTGGAAGTGAGCGGGGCGCGCGGATTCGACGTCCGGCACCGCGCCGGATACCGCGCGGTCGAGCCGTGA
- a CDS encoding response regulator, producing the protein MTLRQRIGLLMAIPAAALLILGAMSYNWTMDNARIARAMEVNFAALDRVSGLATRAQTARARRDEAALAAAAAEAAAALAGSTLAPERIAERTKAIAAAAAARRPFGERADAVIEELLRAETNLASEPTTYGGGKLIMRLLLFESVQERASLLASAIDDAAAARGGASDALAALMYGRRLALESVLRSPLLEGEEAGGSAPRALLDGPEWRSISRYVGTALLPGVDPRERAAAAEARAAADAVSAKVGALIDVERRRAARRVATVRRTILNQRAAWATALLLMLVVAPAALLLISRDLAKSIRRAAGFAKAVGGGDYGARLDLPGGGEIGDLGRALDGMSRRLGEAIAQLRSREKELSQANAELAAARDEAEAATRAKAEFLASMSHELRTPLNAVIGFSALLLDTPLDAEQRDFASTIRASGDALLQVVGDVLDYSKIEAGKFVCESIGFDLRATIEDAATLVGERAAAKGLDLAVFFEPGLPPRVVGDPGRVRQVLLNLLSNAVKFTDRGEVAVRAAALHPEGAAPIVRIEVRDSGIGLTPEQKGRLFQPFSQADASTTRRFGGTGLGLAISRRIVEIMGGEIGVESEFGAGSTFWFTLPLAAAAVPAAAAAPPPDLAGRAALVAATRADARRMLRDPLEEAGMRVEEAATAEEALDKAVAAAAAGKPFAAVVVDFAAAGAERLDFASRLAARVGGGPKALLVTSVSARGDAQRARGAGFAGYLVKPVRRQQLVEAVREALVPGEGRPLITRHLLAEKAAEKRARVLVAEDHPVNQKLILRLLERLGYQADLVGDGRAAVEAVKAERYDVVLMDCQMPVMDGYEASRTISAERGAPPIVALTAHALAGEREKCEAAGMVDYLSKPVRPEELAETLARIVRKEPAR; encoded by the coding sequence GTGACCCTGCGGCAGCGGATCGGGCTGCTGATGGCCATCCCCGCGGCGGCGCTGCTCATCCTCGGCGCCATGAGCTACAACTGGACGATGGACAACGCGCGGATCGCGCGGGCGATGGAGGTCAACTTCGCCGCGCTCGACCGCGTCTCGGGGCTGGCGACGCGGGCCCAGACGGCGCGCGCCCGGCGGGACGAAGCCGCGCTCGCGGCCGCGGCGGCCGAGGCCGCGGCGGCGCTGGCCGGCTCGACGCTCGCGCCGGAGCGGATCGCCGAGCGGACGAAGGCGATCGCCGCCGCGGCGGCGGCGAGGCGGCCGTTCGGCGAGCGCGCCGACGCGGTGATCGAGGAGCTGCTGCGCGCGGAGACCAACCTGGCGTCCGAGCCGACGACCTACGGCGGCGGCAAGCTGATCATGCGGCTGCTGCTCTTCGAGTCGGTGCAGGAGCGGGCGTCGCTCCTCGCCTCCGCGATCGACGACGCCGCGGCGGCGCGGGGCGGCGCGAGCGACGCCCTGGCGGCCTTGATGTACGGCCGGCGTCTGGCGCTGGAGAGCGTCCTCCGCTCGCCGCTGCTCGAGGGCGAGGAAGCGGGCGGTTCGGCGCCCCGCGCCTTGCTCGACGGACCGGAGTGGCGCTCGATCAGCCGCTACGTCGGGACGGCGCTGCTGCCGGGCGTCGATCCGCGGGAGCGCGCCGCCGCCGCCGAGGCCCGCGCCGCGGCGGACGCCGTCTCGGCGAAGGTCGGGGCGCTGATCGACGTCGAGCGACGGCGCGCCGCGCGACGCGTGGCGACCGTGCGGAGAACGATCCTGAACCAGCGGGCCGCGTGGGCGACGGCGCTGCTGCTGATGCTCGTCGTCGCCCCCGCCGCGCTCCTCCTGATCTCGCGCGACCTCGCCAAGTCGATCCGGCGCGCCGCCGGCTTCGCCAAGGCGGTCGGCGGCGGCGACTACGGCGCGCGGCTCGACCTTCCGGGCGGCGGCGAGATCGGCGATCTCGGACGGGCGCTCGACGGCATGTCGCGGCGGCTCGGCGAGGCGATCGCGCAGCTTCGTTCGCGCGAGAAGGAGCTCTCCCAGGCCAACGCGGAGCTCGCGGCCGCGCGCGACGAGGCCGAGGCGGCGACGCGGGCCAAGGCGGAGTTCCTGGCCAGCATGAGCCACGAGCTGCGCACGCCGCTCAACGCCGTGATCGGCTTCTCCGCCCTGCTGCTCGACACGCCGCTCGACGCCGAGCAGCGCGACTTCGCCTCGACGATCCGCGCCTCCGGCGACGCGCTGCTGCAGGTCGTGGGCGACGTCCTCGACTACTCCAAGATCGAGGCCGGCAAGTTCGTCTGCGAGTCGATCGGCTTCGACCTGCGGGCGACGATCGAGGACGCGGCGACGCTGGTCGGCGAGCGCGCCGCGGCCAAGGGGCTCGACCTGGCGGTCTTCTTCGAGCCGGGGCTGCCGCCGCGGGTCGTCGGCGATCCGGGGCGCGTGCGGCAGGTCCTGCTGAACCTCCTCAGCAACGCGGTGAAGTTCACCGACCGGGGCGAGGTCGCGGTGCGCGCCGCGGCGCTCCATCCGGAGGGCGCGGCGCCGATCGTGCGGATCGAGGTCCGCGACAGCGGCATCGGCCTCACTCCCGAACAGAAGGGGCGCCTCTTCCAGCCGTTCAGCCAGGCCGACGCCTCGACGACGCGGCGCTTCGGCGGCACGGGGCTGGGGCTCGCGATCTCCCGCCGGATCGTCGAGATCATGGGCGGCGAGATCGGCGTCGAAAGCGAGTTCGGCGCCGGCTCGACGTTCTGGTTCACGCTGCCGCTCGCCGCCGCCGCCGTCCCCGCGGCCGCCGCCGCGCCGCCGCCCGACCTGGCCGGCCGCGCCGCCCTCGTCGCGGCGACGCGCGCCGACGCGCGGCGGATGCTGCGCGATCCGCTGGAGGAGGCGGGGATGCGCGTCGAGGAGGCGGCGACGGCCGAGGAGGCGCTGGACAAGGCCGTCGCGGCCGCCGCGGCCGGGAAGCCGTTCGCCGCGGTCGTCGTCGACTTCGCCGCGGCCGGCGCGGAGAGGCTCGACTTCGCCTCGCGCCTCGCGGCTCGCGTCGGCGGCGGCCCGAAGGCGCTCCTCGTCACGTCGGTCAGCGCGCGCGGCGACGCGCAGCGGGCGCGCGGCGCCGGCTTCGCCGGCTACCTCGTGAAGCCGGTCCGGCGGCAGCAGCTCGTCGAGGCGGTGCGCGAGGCGCTCGTGCCGGGCGAAGGGCGCCCGCTGATCACGCGCCATCTCCTCGCCGAGAAGGCCGCGGAAAAGCGCGCGCGGGTGCTGGTCGCCGAGGACCATCCGGTCAACCAGAAGCTGATCCTGCGGCTGCTCGAGCGGCTCGGCTATCAGGCCGATCTCGTCGGCGACGGCCGGGCGGCGGTCGAGGCGGTCAAGGCCGAGCGGTACGACGTCGTGCTGATGGACTGCCAGATGCCGGTGATGGACGGGTACGAGGCGTCGCGGACGATCTCCGCCGAGCGGGGAGCGCCGCCGATCGTCGCGCTGACGGCGCACGCGCTGGCCGGCGAGCGCGAGAAGTGCGAGGCGGCGGGGATGGTCGACTACCTTTCGAAGCCGGTCCGCCCCGAGGAACTCGCCGAGACGCTGGCCCGCATCGTGCGCAAGGAGCCGGCGCGCTGA